One Thiocapsa sp. genomic window carries:
- the fabA gene encoding 3-hydroxyacyl-[acyl-carrier-protein] dehydratase FabA — protein MTKEASFDRDALLACGHGEMFGPGNAQLPVPNMLMMDRVLRIADFGGANGKGEILAELDIKPELWFFQCHFPGDPVMPGCLGLDALWQLVGFYLAWVGNPGHGRALGVGEVKFTGQVLPTASKVTYHIDMKRVISRKLVLGIGDGVVQVDGRTIYTAKDLRVGLFTSTDGF, from the coding sequence ATGACTAAAGAAGCCTCCTTCGACCGCGACGCACTCCTCGCTTGCGGACACGGCGAGATGTTCGGTCCGGGCAATGCCCAACTGCCCGTGCCGAACATGCTGATGATGGATCGTGTGCTGCGCATCGCCGATTTCGGCGGCGCCAACGGCAAGGGCGAGATCCTGGCCGAGCTGGATATCAAGCCCGAGCTCTGGTTTTTTCAGTGCCATTTTCCCGGCGACCCGGTCATGCCCGGCTGTCTGGGTCTGGATGCTCTCTGGCAGCTCGTCGGCTTCTATCTGGCCTGGGTCGGCAATCCCGGGCACGGGCGTGCACTCGGGGTCGGCGAGGTCAAGTTCACCGGGCAGGTGCTCCCGACCGCGAGCAAGGTCACCTATCACATCGACATGAAGCGGGTCATCTCGCGCAAGCTGGTGCTCGGCATCGGCGACGGCGTGGTGCAGGTGGACGGGCGCACCATTTATACGGCCAAGGATCTGCGGGTGGGGCTCTTTACCTCGACCGATGGCTTCTAA
- a CDS encoding proline--tRNA ligase: MRTSQFPIQTLKETPSDAEIASHRLMLRAGMIRKLAAGLYTWLPMGLRVLRKVEGIVRDEMDRAGALEVSMPAVQPAELWQESGRWDQYGPELLRLRDRHQRDFCFGPTHEEIITDLARNELKSYKQLPINFYQIQTKFRDEIRPRFGVMRAREFLMKDAYSFHLDDASLEDTYRQMHAAYSRIFSRCGLDFRPVQADTGSIGGNASHEFHVLADSGEDAIAFSDSSDYAANVELAEALALTDAAPAPQETARLVDTPKARTIADLVEQFAQPIERTVKTLVVAASAESTSALVALLVRGDHELNALKAEKLPGVAAPLRMATEAEIRDAIGAGPGSLGPKDLPIPCIVDRTVAVTGDFSAGANQDGKHWFGLNWGRDLPLPEVADLRNVIDGDPSPDGSGHLRIARGIEVGHIFQLGRKYSQAMKANVLGEDGRATTLTMGCYGIGVSRVVAAAIEQHHDERGISWPAPIAPFQVALLPMKLGKSYRVREATDQLYEDLKQAGIDVLLDDRDARPGVMFADMELIGIPHRIVVGDKSLDDGQVEYKGRNDSETQLIPIEEIVGWVSARLRSG; this comes from the coding sequence ATGCGCACCTCCCAGTTTCCGATCCAGACCCTCAAAGAGACCCCGTCCGACGCGGAGATCGCCAGTCACCGCCTGATGCTGCGTGCCGGCATGATCCGTAAGCTCGCGGCCGGGCTCTACACTTGGCTGCCGATGGGGCTGCGCGTCCTGCGCAAGGTCGAGGGCATTGTCCGCGACGAAATGGACCGCGCCGGTGCCTTGGAGGTTTCCATGCCTGCGGTGCAGCCCGCCGAGCTGTGGCAGGAATCCGGCCGTTGGGACCAATACGGCCCGGAGCTGCTGCGTCTGCGCGACCGCCACCAGCGCGACTTCTGCTTCGGCCCGACGCACGAGGAGATCATCACGGATCTCGCCCGCAACGAGCTGAAGAGCTACAAGCAACTGCCGATCAACTTCTATCAGATCCAGACCAAGTTCCGCGACGAGATCCGGCCGCGCTTCGGTGTCATGCGCGCCCGCGAGTTCCTGATGAAGGATGCTTACTCCTTCCATCTCGACGATGCCTCGCTCGAAGACACCTACCGGCAGATGCACGCGGCCTACAGCCGCATCTTCAGCCGATGCGGGCTCGATTTCCGCCCGGTGCAGGCCGACACCGGCAGCATCGGCGGCAACGCCTCGCACGAGTTCCATGTCCTGGCGGACTCCGGCGAGGACGCCATCGCCTTCTCCGACAGCAGCGACTACGCGGCCAACGTCGAGCTGGCCGAGGCACTCGCCCTGACCGACGCCGCCCCGGCGCCGCAGGAGACCGCGCGCCTGGTCGACACCCCGAAGGCACGCACCATCGCGGATCTGGTCGAGCAGTTCGCTCAGCCGATCGAGCGCACGGTCAAGACCCTGGTGGTTGCGGCCTCCGCCGAGAGCACGTCCGCTCTGGTCGCACTGCTGGTGCGCGGCGATCACGAGCTCAACGCCCTCAAGGCCGAGAAGCTGCCCGGGGTCGCCGCGCCGCTGCGCATGGCAACCGAGGCCGAGATCCGCGACGCGATCGGCGCCGGTCCCGGATCGCTTGGACCGAAGGATCTGCCGATCCCCTGTATCGTGGATCGCACCGTCGCGGTCACCGGCGATTTCAGCGCAGGCGCCAATCAGGACGGCAAGCATTGGTTCGGCCTGAACTGGGGGCGGGATCTGCCGCTTCCCGAGGTCGCCGATCTGCGCAACGTGATCGACGGCGACCCGAGCCCGGACGGCTCGGGCCATCTTCGCATCGCGCGCGGGATCGAGGTCGGACACATCTTCCAGCTCGGGCGCAAGTACAGCCAAGCCATGAAGGCCAACGTGCTCGGCGAAGACGGCCGTGCGACGACCCTCACCATGGGCTGTTACGGCATCGGGGTGTCGCGTGTGGTCGCCGCGGCGATCGAGCAGCATCACGACGAGCGCGGCATCTCTTGGCCGGCGCCGATCGCGCCCTTCCAGGTCGCACTCCTGCCGATGAAGCTCGGCAAGTCCTATCGGGTTCGCGAGGCCACGGATCAGCTCTACGAGGATCTCAAGCAGGCCGGCATCGACGTCCTGCTCGACGATCGCGACGCCCGCCCCGGCGTCATGTTTGCCGACATGGAGCTGATCGGCATCCCGCATCGCATCGTCGTCGGCGACAAGTCGCTCGACGACGGCCAGGTCGAGTACAAGGGCCGCAACGACAGCGAGACCCAGCTCATCCCGATCGAGGAGATCGTCGGCTGGGTGTCGGCGAGGCTTCGGTCGGGCTGA
- a CDS encoding gamma-glutamyl-gamma-aminobutyrate hydrolase family protein (Members of this family of hydrolases with an active site Cys residue belong to MEROPS family C26.), whose protein sequence is MSQLKQPPWLHNAEGKMRRVGVELEMSGLGLDALAACVAGFFGLEIESRGRYERVLAGDPAGDWVVELDYDLLKRLGRETYAEDTLEGEIAQAAEGAPARRRRINSLHNQAIDRVGEGLRVSGRDLDGIVQAIEDPQSEFLVGVQWHPEFLIYMSRQRALFRALVGHARALA, encoded by the coding sequence ATGAGCCAGTTGAAGCAGCCGCCCTGGCTTCATAACGCCGAGGGCAAGATGCGGCGAGTCGGCGTCGAGTTGGAGATGAGCGGGCTCGGGCTCGATGCGCTGGCCGCCTGCGTGGCCGGCTTCTTCGGCCTCGAGATCGAATCGCGCGGACGTTACGAGCGCGTGCTCGCAGGCGATCCGGCGGGCGACTGGGTCGTCGAGCTGGACTACGACCTGCTCAAACGGCTCGGCCGCGAGACCTACGCCGAGGACACCTTGGAGGGAGAGATCGCTCAGGCGGCCGAAGGTGCCCCTGCCCGTCGCCGACGCATCAACAGCCTACACAATCAGGCCATCGACCGAGTCGGCGAGGGTTTGCGCGTCAGCGGTCGGGATCTCGACGGTATCGTCCAGGCGATCGAAGACCCGCAGTCGGAGTTTCTGGTCGGCGTGCAATGGCATCCGGAGTTTCTGATCTATATGTCGCGTCAGCGCGCCCTGTTCCGCGCGCTCGTCGGACATGCGCGCGCCTTGGCGTGA
- a CDS encoding ATP-binding protein produces the protein MGAKKRFLQRAETLLERLAMLLPAGTESPDWTAHAFRWRRRGDRGWLQAVPAPHRIDLDDLLCLDRQKAEIERNTTQFLAGRGANNVLLWGSRGTGKSSLIKAVFNAMRERGLRLIEIDKDDLIQLPEILELIGDRPERFILFCDDLSFEASESGYKALKAALDGSITATPENLLIYATSNRRHLLPELQSENREARFVDGELHHGEAVEEKISLSDRFGLWVAFHPFSQAQYLALVHHWRARFGEPSEIAAPGARETLERAALQWALRRGSRSGRTAWQFARDWSGRG, from the coding sequence ATGGGTGCCAAGAAACGATTCCTCCAACGCGCAGAGACCCTTTTGGAGCGTCTCGCGATGCTGCTGCCGGCCGGCACCGAGTCCCCGGACTGGACCGCCCATGCTTTTCGATGGCGCCGCCGCGGCGATCGCGGCTGGTTGCAGGCGGTGCCCGCTCCGCATCGGATCGACCTCGACGACCTGCTCTGTCTGGATCGACAGAAGGCCGAGATCGAGCGCAATACCACACAGTTCCTCGCCGGCCGCGGGGCCAACAACGTCCTGCTGTGGGGCTCGCGCGGGACCGGCAAATCCTCGCTGATCAAGGCGGTCTTCAATGCGATGCGTGAGCGCGGGCTGCGTCTGATCGAGATCGACAAGGACGACCTCATTCAACTCCCCGAGATCCTGGAGCTGATTGGCGACCGCCCGGAGCGCTTCATCCTCTTCTGCGACGACCTCTCCTTCGAGGCCAGCGAATCCGGCTACAAGGCGCTCAAGGCCGCCTTGGACGGCTCCATCACGGCAACACCCGAGAACCTCCTCATCTACGCCACCTCGAACCGCCGTCATCTGCTGCCGGAGCTTCAGTCGGAGAACCGGGAGGCACGTTTCGTCGACGGCGAGCTGCATCACGGGGAGGCGGTCGAGGAGAAGATCTCGCTTTCGGACCGGTTCGGGCTCTGGGTCGCCTTTCACCCCTTCAGTCAGGCCCAGTACCTTGCACTCGTCCACCACTGGCGCGCCCGCTTCGGCGAACCATCCGAAATCGCTGCGCCCGGGGCGCGCGAGACGCTCGAGCGTGCCGCACTCCAGTGGGCCTTGCGCCGCGGCTCGCGCAGCGGTCGCACGGCCTGGCAGTTCGCCCGCGATTGGTCCGGGCGCGGCTGA
- a CDS encoding EAL domain-containing protein has translation MSLRLNRLIRHPWKPWRVVPASTRSATRGYLVALSGSLLTLGLVAWDYRERMSAIAADSNGQHAELGVTPALALIVATATTTLALLFYLRFRALARAQLRDLADLDAAGETLRALLGTVSHGVILTDIDGRIRLFNPAAEILFGRLGEETLALPIEILIPDLRLSDVFEGSRASPGLGPRVLHLQGVRADDRQFPMRLLTRPLTLDGEDFRLLIAEDMTESERSGQRMEFLEQRDPLTGLQNRPTFERILAAVTPLRGDEHPEHALCLIDIDRFKVINDTFGHAAGNKALEQLGQIAKTKLGAATALARLSGDEIVALFVGDAASQAKALCEDLIRTTRNFLFTWQERSFDITLSIGLVVFDPRKTGSIDALGQADIACRVAKEKGRDRVHVYRHRDAESIRHRGDLALVPAIGRALSEGRFRIMAQPIQALHGSNQPIHYEILARMKDEKGNAVVPDTFIAAAERHVLMPTIDRWIVTHVFSRQSEQLAAWHAAVPDRFMLAINLSGTTLMDDGFAAYLKRQFAEYAIPYASICFEITETAAVADLRRARTFMQEMRALGTSFAVDDFGTGFASYAYLKFLPVDYLKIDGSFVRNLETDPVDRALVSSINHIGHVLGMKTIAEWAETPELVERLRTMGVDYAQGFGVGRPLRLEDLRLHRALRQDAPVQAPADVLPRSVAL, from the coding sequence ATGAGCCTGCGTCTAAACCGATTGATTCGGCATCCCTGGAAACCCTGGCGGGTTGTTCCCGCCTCCACGCGCTCTGCCACACGGGGTTATCTGGTCGCCCTGAGCGGCAGCCTCCTGACCTTGGGGCTGGTGGCCTGGGATTATCGCGAGCGGATGTCCGCGATCGCGGCCGATTCGAACGGACAGCACGCCGAGTTGGGGGTCACGCCGGCACTGGCGCTGATCGTCGCGACGGCCACGACGACGCTCGCATTGCTCTTCTACCTGCGTTTCCGTGCGCTCGCCCGCGCGCAGCTGCGCGACCTCGCGGATCTGGACGCGGCCGGCGAGACCTTGCGCGCGCTGCTCGGCACCGTCTCGCACGGGGTGATCCTGACCGACATCGACGGCCGGATTCGCTTGTTCAATCCCGCCGCCGAGATCCTCTTCGGACGCCTCGGCGAAGAGACCTTGGCCTTGCCGATCGAGATCCTGATCCCGGATCTGCGGCTGTCGGATGTTTTCGAGGGCTCCCGGGCGAGCCCCGGACTCGGACCGCGCGTGCTCCACCTCCAGGGTGTTCGCGCGGACGATCGGCAGTTCCCGATGCGCTTGCTGACCCGTCCCTTGACGCTCGACGGCGAGGATTTCCGACTGCTGATCGCCGAAGACATGACCGAGTCCGAGCGCAGCGGGCAACGCATGGAATTCCTCGAGCAGCGCGACCCGCTGACGGGGCTTCAGAACCGACCGACCTTCGAGCGTATCCTCGCTGCCGTCACGCCGCTGCGCGGCGACGAGCACCCCGAGCATGCGCTCTGCTTGATCGACATCGACCGTTTCAAGGTGATCAACGACACCTTCGGCCATGCCGCCGGCAACAAGGCCCTCGAACAGCTCGGGCAGATCGCCAAGACCAAGTTGGGCGCCGCAACCGCCTTGGCCCGCTTGAGCGGAGACGAGATCGTCGCCCTCTTCGTGGGCGACGCGGCAAGCCAGGCGAAGGCGCTCTGCGAAGATCTGATTCGCACGACCCGCAACTTTCTCTTCACCTGGCAGGAGCGCTCGTTCGACATCACGCTCAGCATCGGCCTGGTCGTGTTCGACCCCCGCAAAACCGGGTCTATCGATGCGCTCGGACAAGCCGATATCGCCTGCCGCGTCGCCAAGGAAAAGGGTCGGGATCGGGTCCATGTCTACCGCCATCGTGATGCCGAGAGCATCCGTCACCGCGGTGATCTGGCCCTTGTGCCCGCGATCGGTCGCGCCCTGAGCGAAGGGCGATTCCGGATCATGGCACAGCCGATCCAAGCGCTCCACGGCAGCAATCAGCCGATCCACTACGAGATCCTGGCGCGGATGAAGGACGAGAAGGGCAACGCCGTGGTGCCGGACACCTTCATCGCGGCGGCCGAGCGTCACGTCCTCATGCCGACGATCGACCGCTGGATCGTCACGCATGTCTTCTCGCGCCAGTCCGAGCAACTTGCCGCTTGGCACGCAGCCGTTCCGGATCGCTTCATGCTCGCGATCAATCTGTCCGGGACCACGCTGATGGACGACGGCTTCGCCGCGTATCTCAAACGTCAGTTCGCCGAGTACGCGATCCCTTACGCCAGCATCTGCTTCGAGATCACGGAGACCGCTGCCGTGGCGGATCTGCGCCGCGCCAGGACCTTTATGCAAGAGATGCGTGCACTCGGGACATCCTTCGCGGTCGACGATTTCGGAACGGGCTTCGCCTCCTATGCCTATCTGAAGTTCCTGCCGGTGGACTATCTCAAGATCGACGGGAGCTTCGTGCGCAATCTGGAAACGGATCCCGTCGATCGCGCGCTCGTCTCCTCCATCAACCATATCGGACATGTGCTGGGCATGAAGACGATCGCCGAATGGGCCGAGACCCCGGAGCTGGTCGAGCGACTTCGCACGATGGGCGTGGACTATGCGCAAGGTTTCGGGGTCGGACGACCGTTGCGGCTGGAGGATCTTCGGCTGCATCGCGCCTTGAGGCAGGATGCACCCGTGCAGGCTCCGGCGGATGTCCTGCCTCGATCGGTCGCGCTTTGA
- the ettA gene encoding energy-dependent translational throttle protein EttA, whose protein sequence is MAQYIFTMNRVGKVVPPKRVILRDISLSFFPGAKIGVLGLNGSGKSTLLKIMAGLDTEIEGEARPQPGIKIGFLSQEPGLDATKDVRGNVEEALGHITAALERLDAVYAAYAEPDADFDALAKEQADLENLIEATDGHNLERTLEVAADALRLPPWDADVTKLSGGERRRVALCRLLLSKPDMLLLDEPTNHLDAESVAWLERFLHEYPGTVVAVTHDRYFLDNVAGWILELDRGHGIPWEGNYSSWLEQKEQRLELEQKQEQARIKSMKHELEWVRSNPKGRHAKSKARMARFDELQSQEFQARNETNEIYIPPGPRLGDLVIEADGLKKAYGDNLLYDNLSFTLPKGGIVGIIGPNGAGKTTLFRLLTAQETPDAGNLRIGETVKIAYVDQSRDALDDSKTVWEEISDGADNIVVGRYEMSSRAYCSRFNFKSTDQQKRIGDLSGGERNRVHLSKLLKSGGNLLLLDEPTNDLDVETLRALEEALLTFPGCAVVISHDRWFLDRIATHILAFEGDSQVTWFEGNYADYEAARHRRLGTEADQPHRLKYRRLTA, encoded by the coding sequence ATGGCTCAATACATCTTTACAATGAATCGGGTCGGCAAGGTCGTGCCGCCCAAGCGCGTCATCCTGCGCGACATCTCCTTGTCCTTTTTCCCGGGCGCCAAGATCGGCGTGCTCGGTCTGAACGGCTCGGGCAAATCGACCCTGCTGAAGATCATGGCGGGTCTCGATACCGAGATCGAGGGCGAGGCACGGCCGCAACCCGGCATCAAGATCGGTTTCCTGTCGCAGGAGCCGGGGCTCGACGCAACCAAGGACGTGCGCGGCAATGTCGAGGAGGCGCTCGGCCACATCACGGCGGCCTTGGAGCGGCTCGACGCGGTCTACGCGGCCTATGCGGAGCCGGATGCGGACTTCGACGCCCTGGCCAAAGAGCAGGCCGATCTCGAAAACCTGATCGAGGCCACCGACGGACACAACCTGGAGCGCACGCTGGAGGTCGCCGCCGATGCGCTGCGTCTCCCGCCCTGGGATGCCGACGTGACCAAGCTCTCGGGCGGGGAGCGTCGTCGAGTCGCGCTCTGCCGTCTGCTGCTGTCCAAGCCCGACATGCTGCTCCTCGACGAGCCGACCAACCACTTGGACGCCGAATCGGTCGCCTGGCTCGAACGCTTCCTGCACGAGTATCCCGGCACCGTCGTGGCCGTCACCCACGATCGCTATTTCCTCGACAATGTCGCCGGCTGGATCCTGGAGCTCGATCGCGGCCACGGCATCCCCTGGGAGGGCAACTATTCCTCCTGGCTGGAGCAAAAGGAGCAGCGTCTGGAGCTGGAGCAGAAGCAGGAGCAGGCCCGCATCAAGTCCATGAAACACGAGCTGGAGTGGGTGCGCTCCAACCCGAAGGGTCGCCACGCCAAGAGCAAGGCGCGCATGGCTCGGTTCGACGAGCTGCAGTCGCAGGAATTCCAGGCCCGCAACGAGACCAACGAGATCTACATCCCGCCCGGCCCGCGTCTGGGTGACCTGGTGATCGAGGCCGATGGACTGAAGAAGGCGTACGGCGACAATCTGCTCTACGACAACCTCTCCTTCACCCTGCCCAAGGGCGGCATCGTCGGCATCATCGGCCCGAACGGCGCGGGCAAAACCACGCTCTTCCGCCTCCTGACCGCTCAGGAGACACCCGACGCCGGGAACCTGCGCATCGGCGAGACGGTGAAGATCGCCTATGTCGATCAAAGCCGTGATGCGCTCGACGACAGCAAAACCGTTTGGGAGGAGATCTCCGACGGGGCCGACAACATCGTGGTCGGTCGCTACGAGATGTCCTCGCGCGCCTATTGCAGTCGCTTCAACTTCAAGAGCACCGATCAACAGAAACGCATCGGCGATCTCTCCGGCGGGGAACGCAACCGGGTCCATCTGTCCAAGCTCTTGAAGAGCGGCGGCAACCTCCTGCTGCTCGACGAGCCCACCAACGATCTGGATGTCGAGACCCTGCGCGCACTCGAAGAGGCACTCCTGACCTTCCCGGGCTGCGCGGTGGTGATCAGCCATGATCGCTGGTTCCTGGATCGCATCGCGACCCACATCCTGGCCTTCGAGGGCGACTCGCAAGTGACCTGGTTCGAAGGCAACTATGCCGACTACGAGGCCGCCCGGCATCGCCGCTTGGGCACCGAGGCGGATCAACCGCACCGGCTCAAATATCGGAGGCTTACCGCCTAG
- the mobB gene encoding molybdopterin-guanine dinucleotide biosynthesis protein B — protein sequence MNPMDETIIPVVGFVAPSGSGKTTLVRQVVAVLDGRGLRVGYLKHAHHRFDLDVPGKDSYEVREAGAHQTLLASTARWALQVQDPVQGEDPDLHRMLARFELDRLDLVLVEGFKHADYPKIEVHRPTTGEAPLYPGDPSIIAVATDAPLAVEPPLVVLPLNTPEAVAAFILSRLQDIRLRIPAHPQQTP from the coding sequence ATCAACCCGATGGACGAGACAATCATTCCCGTAGTCGGCTTCGTTGCCCCGAGCGGGTCGGGCAAGACCACCTTGGTCCGGCAGGTCGTCGCCGTTCTCGACGGTCGTGGTTTGCGTGTCGGCTACCTCAAACATGCCCACCATCGCTTCGACCTGGACGTGCCCGGCAAGGACAGCTATGAGGTGCGCGAGGCGGGTGCGCATCAGACCCTGCTCGCCTCCACGGCGCGCTGGGCGTTGCAGGTCCAAGATCCGGTGCAGGGCGAGGACCCGGATCTCCATCGGATGCTCGCACGCTTCGAGCTCGACAGACTCGATCTGGTCCTCGTGGAAGGCTTCAAGCACGCGGACTATCCCAAAATCGAGGTCCATCGCCCGACCACCGGCGAGGCCCCGCTCTACCCCGGCGATCCGTCCATCATCGCCGTCGCCACCGACGCGCCCCTCGCGGTCGAGCCACCGCTCGTCGTCCTCCCCCTCAACACCCCCGAGGCCGTCGCCGCTTTCATCCTGTCCCGCCTCCAAGACATCCGCTTGCGCATCCCTGCCCACCCCCAACAAACCCCGTAG
- a CDS encoding class I SAM-dependent methyltransferase yields the protein MSDVADRYRLYQLAVQNPRTEIDFVDRTFRQLRGRSARMLREDFCGTAAVCCEWVGRRKRNRACGIDLDPDVLGWGRRHNLSALDAASKGRVALIEGDVREIEAPSPDIVLAMNCSYWLLRDRCHLLRYFERVRDALAVGGIFFLDAFGGYDTFRLLTEERRVEDPQGGGFTYIWEQALYEPVTGRLVCHIHFRFDDGSEWPRAFSYDWRLWTLPEIRELLGAAGFSRVMVYWQGWDPHGKPDGIFVPVESGEPDAGWIAYLTAEK from the coding sequence ATGTCCGATGTTGCCGATCGTTACCGCCTTTATCAGCTTGCCGTGCAGAATCCGCGAACGGAGATCGATTTCGTCGACCGCACCTTTCGGCAATTGCGCGGGCGAAGCGCCCGCATGCTGCGGGAGGATTTCTGCGGAACGGCGGCGGTGTGCTGCGAGTGGGTGGGTCGGCGCAAACGCAATCGGGCCTGCGGCATCGACCTGGATCCCGATGTCCTGGGCTGGGGGCGGCGTCACAATTTGTCCGCGCTGGACGCGGCCTCAAAGGGCCGAGTCGCATTGATCGAGGGAGATGTCCGCGAGATCGAGGCGCCCTCCCCCGATATCGTGTTGGCGATGAATTGCAGCTACTGGCTGCTCCGCGACCGCTGCCATCTCCTGCGCTATTTCGAGCGGGTACGCGACGCCTTGGCCGTGGGCGGGATCTTTTTCTTGGACGCCTTCGGGGGTTACGACACCTTTCGCCTGTTGACCGAGGAGCGACGGGTGGAGGATCCGCAGGGCGGCGGCTTCACCTATATCTGGGAGCAGGCGCTGTACGAGCCCGTGACCGGCAGGCTGGTCTGCCATATCCATTTTCGGTTCGACGACGGCTCGGAATGGCCACGTGCCTTCAGCTACGATTGGCGGCTGTGGACCTTGCCGGAGATCCGCGAGTTGTTGGGGGCCGCGGGTTTTTCGCGCGTGATGGTCTATTGGCAGGGATGGGATCCGCACGGAAAACCGGACGGCATCTTCGTGCCGGTCGAGAGCGGGGAGCCGGACGCCGGGTGGATCGCGTATCTGACGGCGGAGAAGTAG
- a CDS encoding AlpA family transcriptional regulator, which yields MPTSVLRLRTVLERTGYSRSVVYARIASGLFPRPIALGARASAWPEHDIEAVLAALIRAVTDDELRTLVSGIHARRSTFGLRADERALAVTQACAETQAPTSRRAG from the coding sequence ATGCCAACCTCTGTGCTGCGCTTGCGAACCGTGCTCGAGCGCACCGGCTACAGCCGTTCCGTAGTGTATGCCCGCATCGCCTCCGGTCTGTTTCCACGTCCGATCGCGCTCGGTGCACGCGCGTCCGCCTGGCCCGAGCATGACATCGAAGCGGTACTCGCCGCGCTGATCCGCGCCGTCACCGACGACGAGCTGCGCACCCTGGTCTCGGGCATCCATGCGCGACGATCGACCTTCGGTCTCCGTGCGGATGAACGCGCGCTCGCCGTCACCCAAGCCTGCGCCGAGACGCAAGCGCCGACGTCACGTCGAGCAGGCTGA
- a CDS encoding FlhC family transcriptional regulator, translating to MRLQHHARTQLAIALIRRGMRTSLVGRISGLRPAVLRTLHHEIHGCKPLPGQLPSTGSLLGSARRQANASVFAGLYRAFGGAAVERSIDIEALLTGHRLYLEQMVRLAASDTLGPPLDINQGWVIARDLTTGLVLFRTCERCAIPYVAGAFSRRAVDCPICALKMSRPSRDGADRRPPDQAVHSPPAGEHSDHITTTDP from the coding sequence GTGAGACTTCAGCACCACGCCAGGACGCAGCTGGCGATCGCCTTGATCCGACGCGGCATGCGCACCTCGCTCGTCGGGCGGATCAGCGGCCTGCGCCCGGCCGTGCTGCGCACACTCCACCACGAGATTCACGGCTGCAAGCCTTTGCCCGGTCAACTACCGAGCACCGGCAGTCTCCTCGGCTCGGCGCGTCGGCAGGCCAACGCGTCGGTGTTCGCGGGCTTGTATCGCGCCTTCGGCGGCGCGGCGGTTGAGCGGAGCATCGACATCGAGGCGCTGCTCACGGGGCATCGCCTCTATCTGGAGCAGATGGTGCGGCTGGCGGCATCCGACACGCTGGGCCCACCCCTCGACATCAATCAGGGCTGGGTGATTGCCCGCGACCTGACCACGGGGCTCGTGCTCTTCCGCACCTGCGAACGCTGCGCGATCCCCTACGTGGCAGGGGCGTTCTCGCGCCGGGCAGTCGACTGTCCGATCTGTGCGTTGAAGATGTCTCGGCCGTCGCGCGATGGGGCTGATCGCCGGCCACCCGACCAAGCCGTGCATTCACCTCCGGCTGGCGAGCACAGCGATCACATCACGACAACAGATCCCTGA
- a CDS encoding flagellar transcriptional regulator FlhD, with translation MTDTPSAPDLEPPRSNPAPYHDCEVDTLNLMWLLGARELARSDAEKAVLVYGLDREVLDILRHASLAMLRELAASGVLLFRPRFRVCWLQDRLRTTGPSALGLGLQVILLAAEEVAQP, from the coding sequence ATGACGGACACACCCTCGGCCCCCGACCTGGAGCCACCCCGGTCCAACCCTGCGCCGTACCACGATTGCGAGGTCGATACCCTGAACCTGATGTGGCTGCTCGGCGCGCGCGAGTTGGCCCGTTCGGACGCCGAAAAGGCGGTCTTGGTCTATGGTCTGGACCGGGAAGTGCTGGACATCCTGCGTCACGCCTCGCTCGCGATGCTGCGCGAGCTGGCCGCTTCGGGCGTGCTGTTGTTTCGACCGCGCTTTCGCGTGTGCTGGCTGCAGGACCGTCTTCGCACGACCGGGCCGTCCGCACTCGGGCTGGGGCTACAGGTGATTCTGCTCGCCGCCGAGGAGGTCGCCCAACCGTGA
- a CDS encoding helix-turn-helix domain-containing protein: MTTNNQDSDLTREACWDAAGFATRLARAKGMLSTNAFAQKCGISESIFRKYLAGASVPGADKLVDIARVAGVSLLWLATGQGRAEDGTDTMVRGPVDVMLLETLLESVEAGLDEIGTALTPTKKAKLVAALYSLYRSSEDVRKAPVLELVRLAS; the protein is encoded by the coding sequence ATGACGACGAACAATCAAGATTCTGATTTAACTAGGGAAGCCTGCTGGGATGCTGCCGGGTTCGCGACGCGCCTGGCGCGCGCGAAGGGCATGCTGTCCACGAATGCATTCGCACAAAAGTGCGGTATCTCCGAGAGCATCTTCCGCAAGTACCTCGCAGGCGCGAGCGTTCCCGGGGCGGACAAGCTGGTCGATATCGCCCGCGTGGCCGGTGTGTCCCTGCTCTGGCTGGCGACCGGACAGGGGCGTGCCGAGGACGGGACTGACACGATGGTCCGGGGTCCGGTCGACGTCATGTTGCTGGAAACCCTGCTCGAGTCCGTCGAAGCCGGACTCGACGAGATCGGCACCGCGTTGACGCCGACGAAGAAGGCCAAGCTGGTCGCGGCGCTCTACAGCCTCTATCGCAGCAGCGAGGATGTCCGCAAGGCGCCGGTGTTGGAGCTCGTCAGGCTGGCGAGCTGA